The stretch of DNA ATCAAGGCAATGACACTTGCACCTTGCCAGTTTCCTAGTGCAGTTGCACTTTGATATAAGAACGTAGCTAACATGATATTTCGATTCCCGCCTAATAATTGCGGGGTTGTATAAGCTGTCAAGCTTCCTGTGAAAACTAAAATGCTGCCAACAATAATCCCCGGCACACTTAATGGCAGGATAACCTTCACAAAAGCAACCAAGCGATTGGCGCCTAACGTTTCTGCTGCTTCCATAATTTCAGAATCAATGTTCTCTAAAATTCCCACTAACGTAATAACCATTAATGGCAGGAAGAGATACACAGAGCCAATGACAATGGCGAATTCTGTATAAAGCATCGTAAGCGGCTTAGAAAGTAAGCCAATATTCATCAAAGCATTATTTAAAATACCGTCTTGTCCCAAAATTGTAATCCATGCAAAACTCCGTACAACTGAATTCGTTAACAACGGAAACAATGTGATCGACATTAATAGCCCGCGCCATTTTTTCGGACTTTGGGAAATGTAGTAGGCAGTCGGAACTCCTAACACTACACAAATCAGAGTAGCAATCAGTGAAACCTTTATTGTCCGCCAAAAAATACCAAAATTATACTCATCCAAGAAGAACGAAGTGTAATTCGAAAAGGTAAACCCTCCATTAAAGAATGTCGGAAAAATGGTAGAAATAAGAGGTAACACCAAAAATAAAATCAAGAGAATCAATCCTGGAGCCAAGATGAGATAAGGGATTCTTCGCTGCGTCATTTCTGGCCTCACTTTCTAAGTCAAAAAAGTATTATTGAATGATGATTAAACACCATACTAGGATCCGGTTTTATCTATCCTTTACATTTAAGATTATAAATAGAAAAAATCATTTTGGCAACACAAAAGACGAATATTAATTTAATTTCTGCATTTAAATGTTCGGTAAATCACAGAAAACGCTATCAAAAATTTTATTAAATGTATGTGTAATGCGATTTTTCACGAACATTAGAATAAAAAAAAAAAAAAAAAAAAAAAAAACAATGCATCTTACCTAAAATAACCAAAAAGGGCTAGTTATCTACAGGGACCGAAAATGTACTTAACCATTTCTCAAAATCAAGAAAAAGGCCTCCCACCAGTTAAGTAAACGGATGAAAGACCTTGTCAAATATATAAAAAAATGAGGATGACTCAAAAGGTCGTTGAATAACGATTCTTTTAAGTCATCCTCATCCATTTTCTATCTCCGTGTAATTAGGATGCTTTTTTAGCCTGTTCCATTTCCAGTTCTTTTTTTGCAGCATTTTTTGCCCAGTAGGTAGCAACCAATGGTCCAGAAATATTATGCCACACAGAGAAAATCGCACTCGGAACAGCCGTAAGTGGAGAGAAATGTGCAGTTGCTAGCGCTGCGGCAAGTCCTGAGTTCTGCATTCCGACCTCGATTGAGATTGCTTTTTGATCGGCATACGGGAATTTGAACCATTTTGAAATAAAGAAACCTAATACCAATCCAACAAAATTATGGAGAATGACCATACTAAGAATTGCTAAACCAGATTCCAGGATATTTGCTTTATTCGCTGCTACCACTGCTGAGATAACACCGACGATTCCAATTACAGAAACAAGCGGCAGGATTTTCGCCCCTTCCTCTGCTTTGTCCTTCAAAATCCATTTGAAGACGATACCAAGGATAATAGGAAGAAGAACAATTTGAACCGTTGAGAGAAGCATGTCCTTTCCTGATACAGGAAGCCACTGGCTCGCTAATAGGTAAATAAGTGCAGGGGTTAGAATTGGTGACACCAAAGTCGCTACCGATGAAACAGCAACTGACAAGGCGACATTTGCTCTCGCTAGGTACGACATTACATTCGATGCAGTTCCCCCAGGACAGCAACCGACCAATATAACACCTACCGCTACTTCAGGCGGGAGATTCAACCCTACTGCCAGAAGATACGCTACACCCGGCATAATAATGTATTGAGCAGCAACCCCTACGAAAACAGCAAGAGGCTGTTTGAATACGGCCTTGAAATCTTCTACAGATAACGTTAATCCCATCCCAAACATGATAATTCCAAGCAGGATCGAGATATAAGGGGCAATCCAGGTAAAACCGCCTGGAAACATCATGGCTAAAGCCGTGAATAGTAAAACCCAGTAGATAAAAGTGTTACCTGCTACTGTACTAATTCTTGCTAGCATATTCATTTGAAGTCCACACCCTTTTTTTAGAATTTTTCAATTATTTTATTATACATTATATTCAGACAATATCAACGACATTTTTCGTTAAATAACCACAAAAAAAGACTACCTCCAGTTTTTTAGGAAGTAGTCTTACTCTAGAAAAAAGACATTTACGTAATGTTCTCAGTTTGGTCACAAGTGAACTTAACCATTTCCCTTTAGGAGTGGTTAAATCACATTGCACCCCATTTCCCCACTTTTTCGCACCATAGTTTCACGAAAAGGTCGATTATAAAAAAATCCCCCGGAGTAGATTAACAAATTCGTATTAATACCCTATCAGTTCCTCAACTTCCTTCTTATTCGGGAGAGCAGAGATAGCTCCTTTTCCTGTAGTAGTGAGAGCGCCGCTAGCATTCGCAAACTGTAGGATAGCAGCCTGGTGGTCTCGGAGCACTTCCTCAATGTTTTCCGGATTTGCATGCAATTCTAGTAATTGATATAAAAATCCGCCAATGAACGCATCACCTGCTCCAGTTGTGTCCACCGCTTTTACAGAGTATCCGCTCGATTCAAACTTCCGATCTTTTAAAATCAAATCCGCTCCGGCCGCTCCCTTTGTGTAAACAACTGCCTTCACGTTTCCAACGAATAATGATTGTATAGCCTCCGACTCATCTTGTATTCCCGTAATAAAATTAAGCTCTTCATCGGAAACCTTTACGATATCTGCAGTCGGTAAAAATTCGAGTATTGCTTTACGACAGTCCTCTGGATTTTCCCAAAGCGGAAGCCGTACATTTGGGTCAAAGCTGACCAAGCCACCCGCACCAGAAACAGCAGCAATCGCTTTTTTATGAGCCTGTTTCATCGGGCTTTCCACCAGATCAACCGAGCAAAAATGGAGTATATCCCCCTTCTTGAACCATGCTAGATCGACCTCCTCCTCGCTTAATAGCAAATCAGCGGAAGGATTACGGTAAAACGAAAAGTCACGTTCCCCGTTTTCTTTTAACGAGACAAAAGCTAAGGCTGTATTCGCATCACTAGTCCGGTATATTTTATCTGTTTCAACACCTGCCTCGACAAGCTTTTCGACTAAAAAGTCACCAAAGGCATCGTTCCCTAATTTAGAAATCATCGATGCTTCCTGCCCATACTTAGCAACAGCGGCAGCCACATTCGCCGGTGCTCCCCCAGGAGCCCTCTCAAATGTGACAACATCCTTTAAAGCAACCCCTTTTTGGAGAGGAATAAAATCAATTAACACTTCACCAATTGAAAATAGCTTTCCCATTTTGTCACCTCTAGTACCTCTTAAATATTATTTGATATCCCATTTAACAGCCTTTACATTCGTATGTCCACCACGAGCAAACACACGTACTCCACTGCTAGCTTTACCAGGAAAAATTCTCCCAGTAAATACTTCTTCCCCATCATTTACAAATACTTCGACAGAGGACACATCAACAAAAATTCGAAACGATATCTTTTCAGTGTCCAATGTACATTTCCGAACCGTACCAAACTCCTCGGCAAAAGATTCGCCCGACTCAGATCGGTCAAATACAACCTTTTTCGCAACACTATCATATTTAATCACGGTTTTCTCCATTTCGCCAACCCGAAGTTCCAAACCAAACTCCTCAGCACTACTATCAGAGAATTCCGCAACAAGCTCATACACGTCACCCTCAAAGTTATCGAGACGAACATTCTCATTCTCGACTCTTTGACTTGTTTCCACCTTTTCTCCGCGAAGCAATTTCAATTCAGAAACCGGCTGTTGAATCAGTTTTCCGTCTTTAACCGTTAACTCACGAGGTAGTGTTAAACAATGTGCCCAGCCATTTTTATCAGTAGGATAGTCAATTTCCGGTAATCCCATCCAGCCGACTAAAATCCGCCTTCCCTGGTGATCCACCGTTGTTTGCGGTGCGTAAAAGTCAAAACCGCGATCCAGTTCATGAAATGGACCATGCTTTAACTCGATATTCTCTAAATCTATGGGACTTCCAACTACATACCCTGATTGATAAATATTTTGATAGCTGTCGCCCTCCGGCTTTAACCCTTGTGGGGAGAAAAGGAATACACCTTGCCCATCCAGTTCAAAGTAATCCGGACATTCCCACATATAACCGAACTCTTTACCTAACCCTGTCTTCACTTCGCCTGCTAACTGCCAATCTTTTAAATCCTTAGACTGATATAAAACTACACTTCCAGTCTCATTTACCCTTTGGGCACCAATCACTGCATAGAAGAGGTCCCCATTTTTCCAAACCTTTGGATCGCGGAAATGATCGGTATAACCGCTCGGAACTTCGGTAATCACCGGTGCACTCATTTTGACAATACTTCCATCCGGACTCATCACAGCCAAACATTGATAGGGATGTCGATTCCAATCTTCATCGCGTGTATTGCCTGTATACATGAAGTATAATTTCCCCTCATGCTCAATGCCGCTTCCGGAATACGCCCCATGACGATCAAACTCATTCGATGGTTCAATGCCCATTCCAACATTTTCCCAATGAACCAGGTCTTTAGACTTCGTATGATACCAATGCTTCAATCCATGAACCGGTCCGAGCGGGAACCATTGGTAGAATAAATGGTATTCCCCATTAAAATAACTAAATCCATTCGGATCATTTAACAATCCTGTTACTGGCTGAATATGAAAAGACTGGCGCCATGGGCATTGATTCACTAGTTTGGCTAACCCTTGGATTTCATCTTCGGATACCTCGTCCATGGTTCTGTATCGCTGCTCTTTTGTCCATTCCATGCTGTTCACTCCTAATAAACCAAAGGAGAATCACAGGATTCTCCTTTTCATTTTTTATTATGCTGCTTGATCAGATGTTTGTTTAACTGCTTTTTTTTCGTCTCTTTTCGCTAAAACAATCGTGACGATAAATGCTACTGCAAATGCGATTGCCATACCGATAATATAAGAAATAATGGTATCTGGGCGAATCGAGATGATTCCTGGTATACCTGCTGCCCCTAATGCAGTAGCTTTAACCTTGAACATCGTTACAAAGCCAGATCCAACGGCAGAACCGATAATGGCACCGATAAATGGATAGCGTAATTTCAAATTAACCCCAAACATCGCTGGTTCCGTAATCCCTAATAAGGCAGAGATTCCAGCTGCTGAAGCCGTTCCTTTGATCTTGGCATTTTTCGTTGTTTTTAGCACTGCAAGAGTCGCTCCTCCTTGTGCAATGTTTGACATCGCCGCAATGACAAAAATAAACGATCCACCCGTTTTTACAATATCAGCAAGCAATTGCGTTTCTACTGCAATGAAACTATGGTGCATGCCAGTAATAACGATTGGTGCATAGAGTAATCCGAAAAGGATTCCGCCAATGATACCTGTTGAGTCATATAACCAGACGATTCCATCTGTTAGTAAATTTCCTGCCGAACGTGTCAGCGGTCCTACCAATGTAAACGTTAAAAGTCCAGTAATAAAGATAGATACTAACGGTGTTAATAGATTGTCTAAAGCAGATGGAATAACCTTCCGTAAGGATGTTTCAATTTTTGCTAGAATAAAAGAAGCCGCAAGAACAGGAAGTACAGTTCCCTGATAGCCTACCTTTTCTATTTCTAGACCAAAAAGATTCCAAACTGGGACTTCATTATTTAGTAACGCTGCACCATAACCGTATCCATTTAATAGGTCTGGATGAACCATAAGCATTCCAAGCGTGGCCCCTAGGAAAGGATTCCCACCAAACCGCTTCGTTGCGGAAAAGCCGATTAATATCGGTAAGAAAACAAAGGCCGCATTTGCAAATGTATTAATAAGTGCCGCTAAATCTGCCATTTCTGGATTGGCATCCACCAAGGATTTTCCTTCAATAAATAAATCTGGGGCTGTTAAGATATTATTAATACCCATTAATAAACCACCAGCTACAATCGCTGGAATAATCGGAACAAAAATATCTGACAGCATTTTGACGAATTGCTGAATCGGATTTAGTTTCTTTGCTGCCGCATCTTTTACGTCACTCGTTGACATTTCCGTTTGACCTGACATTTCCGCTAAGTGTTTATAAACCACGTTCACCGTTCCAGATCCTAAGATAATTTGAAACTGCCCTCCTGTTGAAAAGGTCCCTTTCACAACATCCATGTTGTCCAATGCTGCTTGATCAACGAATGATTCATCGTGTAAAACAAGACGTAAGCGTGTGGCACAATGTGCTGCAGCTGAAACATTTTCCTTACCACCTATGGCATTCAGTACTTCACTCGCAATTTTTTTATGATCCATCATAATCCCTCTCTTTTCATCAGATTCGATTTAGGAACCGGTTCCAAATAACCGTAAAAATAAAAACCTTTCGAAGGCGGAACCGGTTCCATTATTTACTAAAAAAAATAATTAGACAAAGAGAAACCGAATTCATCTGTTACCATGTGAATAGGTCCTTTTGATTGGAACCGGTTTCGTTGTCTTTATTATAGGGTACGGTAAAAGAGATTGTCAACGCTTTCCCGCTCAATTATTTCAAATTTAGAAAGTGTTACTTTTTCCACAGGGAGTTCATTGACTAACTCTACAATATGTTTTGCAGCCGTTTCCCCCGCTTCTTTGTAAAAGAACTTCGCCGTCGTTAAGCCCGGATGGATGATTCCTGCCACATCATAGCCGCCAAAGCCCGTCACTGCTAAGTCATGTGGTATATTAATCCCCTCTGAATATGATGCCTTTAAGACCCCAAGAGCAATATTATCGGTTGCACAAACAAAGATGGCTGGCTGAAATTCATCGATGATTTCCTTTGCACTAGCTTGCGCAGCTGGTATCTTGAATAAGGTCTCATAGAAGCGAACATCACAATCATCTACTTCTTGTATCGCCTTTTTAAAACCCTGTTTTCGTTTCACGCCTACTGAAATATCCCGTTCCGTTACACCGAGATAAGCAATTTTCCGATATCCTTTTTCAAGGACGTACCGCCCCATCGCATAACCAGCATTAAAATCATCATGTATCAGACTATGAAAGTTCTCATGCTCTTGTCCAATTAACAATACAGGAACCTTAACACTTTCAAATGCCTCAATATGCTGATCCGTAATTTCGGTAGCAAGCAATATAATCCCCGCTATCTTTTGATTGGCGAAGCTATAAATGCTTTCAATTTCTCGCTCCAGATTTTGACTAGTATTGGAGATAAGCATCTGATAGTTCATTTTCTTTAATTGTTCATCGATGCCAATTAACGTTTGTGAAGAAGCATAAGAATCAAGCCTTGGAACAATCGTGCCAATAATATTCGTTTTCTTCGCTTTCAAGCTCTGCGCAAACGGATTCGGAGAATACCCGGTTTCTTTGATTGCCCGTTCAATTTTCTTCTTCGTCGCTTCACCCACTGAGCCGCCATTTAAATACCGAGAAACCGTACTTTTCGCCACACCCGCAAGCTTAGCAATATCTAAAATTGTACTCATTGTTCTCTACCTCATAACATTTCAAGTTTATATTATCATTATAGTATCACAAATAACTTGGAAATTGGGTCAGTCCCCCGTTGCGTTAAAGCAGTTATTCACTGAGGGACTGACCCCCATTATTCAAAAAAGCAGAGACCAAGAATACTTGATCTCTGCTTTTTTGATATTTTTAAGATGTTTATTACTAAATTATAACATTATGCCATGACGTTCAAATGCTGCTGCTTCTAGAACGGACATACCTTGCGCCTCGGCAGCCCTAGCCACTTTTTCCGAAACTTGCGGTGCAAGATTGGCAGGGGCAGCGTAGGACATCTCTCTTGCGCGCGCAGAGTTTCTGCGTTGGAATGGTCCCCAGATCGCGAAGGTTTTGCCTGGACTTTGAATATTAACAAAAAGCGTGTTTCCATCAGGGGAGAAGGTTGGTCCTGCCAATTCAGAATCACTTAAACGGTTGGCAGCAAAAGGATAGACTTTGCCTTCTGGGGTAATTCCCATAAGTCGATCTTGACCTGAACCATCTTCTGCATACCAAAGGTCGCCCCATGGAGTCATACAGATATTATCTGGATATTCCATTTCTCGTGCATCATTTCCCTCATAGAAAAGCTCTAATGTATTAGTGTGAGGAATATAACGGTAAACGCGGCCAAGTTTTTTGTCGCCGGCAGAGGTATCATCAAACCAGAAAACCCCCTCTTGGAAGAACGCTCCCTCAAGTCTTGAGAATTTAATGCAGTTTTGTGCAGCTGCTTCCTCACGGCACATATGTGGATCTACTTTCTTCCAAACAATTTTAAATGTTTGGCCTGTTTTGAATGTGCTTGCTGCTGGATCCGTTACCGCTTCAATCGCAGCTGCATACAGCGTACCGCCTTCTTGTAAAGCGCCAGGCTTTTGGCTCGTGTTATTTGGGATAAAACGGTAAAGGTAGCTTGGGCTCGCATCTTCAGTTAAGTATACATATCCTGTAGATGGGTCAATTGCACAGGCCTCGTGTGCAAAACGGCCCATCTCCTTGATTGGGGTTTTGGACATTTCGTTTTCCGGCTGCTGTGGATCTACTTCGAATACATATCCATGTGTTGTAGAACGTGTTTCTTCACAAGTTAGCCATGTACCCCATGGTGTCGCCCCGCCAGCACAATTTCGAATTGTACCTGAAGAGGTTACGTATTCTTTGATAACTTCTCGATTAGCTCCTACAACTAGAGCTGATGTACCACCTTGAGCTGATGCATCATACGGATTGCTTCCAAATGCCGCGCCTGCTCCCAATTCATGGTTACGAACCAGAATGGTAGTATTGTTAGGGCCCTCGAAAGCTGCCATCCCATCAAAGGCGCCCGGGATTTTTGCCCCATTTGTCATTACTCCGCCTTCTTTAGAGATAATTTTGTAATGAAAACCTTTTGGAAGGTCGAGAATTCCATTCGGATCCGGCACCAAAGGACCGTAACCGCCAAAACCGCTGGTTGGATTATTCGTCGCATCCGCAAATGCTTTTGAACCAAGTGCTAATACCCCTGTTGACCCAAGTGTTAGGGCAAGTGTACCCATTCCTCCCGCTTTTAAAAAGTCTCTTCTGTTCAAACCATTTTTAGAAGTATCATTATTCACAGTCTATCTCTCCTCAAATATTAATTATGAATCTAGTAATAGATTAAATTGAAAGTTTTAAGGGAAGATAGGATTTTTGTAAAAATTCAGTAAATTATTGATAAGGAATTGTAAATAGATCATAGTCCCACTCAAATTTATTAACTGAATACTTCACCAATTCTTAACACTTCTTAATATGGCATTTACACTCAAGTAATTATTTCTTCAAATTTCTATCGTACTATTTAATAGAATCTACTAAGGGAGGAAATAAGTAATGAAAATCACAAAATTGGTAATGTGCCTGATGTCTATTGTATTTTTTATCGGTTTTCTCATGGGGACACAGTCAGAAGCAACAGCAAATGCAACAGAGTTTGAACGAGGTGTATCGATCAATGTAAAGGTGATGTCCTATAATATTCATCACGCTGAAGGTGTTGATAGAGTATTGGATTTGGAACGAATTGCTAAGATTATTGAGGATGAAGGAGCAGAGATTATTGGGTTGCAGGAAGTGGACAACCACTGGTCAGAACGCAGTGCTTTTGAAGACCAGGCAAAATGGCTGGCTGAGCGGCTTGGTATGTTTTATGTCTATGCTGCCAACTTGGACAGAGATCCATTAATTGAAGGGGAACCGCGCCGTCAATATGGAACAGCGATTTTGAGTAAGTATCCAATTTTGAACTCTGAAAACCACTCTCTTACGAGAATCGGAAATACAGAACAACGGGGTCTCCTTGAAGCTACAATAAATGTAAAAGGTAATCACCTCCATTTTTATAATACGCATTTGGCTTTAACAACGGCCGAGCGTGAAATACAAATGAAGGAAATCATTGCAATAGCAGGAGATTCCAAAGGACCACAAGTCATTATGGGAGATCTAAACGCAGTCCCAGAAAGCATTGAAATGCAGCCGATGTATGCACATTATCTTGACGTATTTGCGGATCAGCCTCAGGCTTATACCTATTCGGCTATGAATCCTATTAAACGTATTGATTATATTTTTACCTCATCTGATATTAAAACGGTAGAAACAAAAGTAATAAATACATTAGCTTCCGATCACCTGCCAATTACTGCTGAAATTGTATTAGAAAGACTGGAACCTTTTATTAATGGCGGAAAGTAAAGACCAGGATAAATACCCATTTAGCTGTAATGGCTTGATGGGTATTTTTTTGATTAAGTCGACCACCTTTAATAAAACCTCTAATCTATTAATAGGTATTTACATGGAAATCCACTAATGGTTTAGAAGAGTTCAAGCGACGCTGATTTACAGCTTGTTACTAAAAATATAACTTTGTCGCATAACTCAAACATTCCCTTTAATTGTTATGGATTCTGTAATAAAA from Neobacillus sp. CF12 encodes:
- a CDS encoding ABC transporter permease, whose protein sequence is MTQRRIPYLILAPGLILLILFLVLPLISTIFPTFFNGGFTFSNYTSFFLDEYNFGIFWRTIKVSLIATLICVVLGVPTAYYISQSPKKWRGLLMSITLFPLLTNSVVRSFAWITILGQDGILNNALMNIGLLSKPLTMLYTEFAIVIGSVYLFLPLMVITLVGILENIDSEIMEAAETLGANRLVAFVKVILPLSVPGIIVGSILVFTGSLTAYTTPQLLGGNRNIMLATFLYQSATALGNWQGASVIALIMIVATLIVMKLFSWVAGRMDKRGEENA
- a CDS encoding bile acid:sodium symporter family protein, coding for MNMLARISTVAGNTFIYWVLLFTALAMMFPGGFTWIAPYISILLGIIMFGMGLTLSVEDFKAVFKQPLAVFVGVAAQYIIMPGVAYLLAVGLNLPPEVAVGVILVGCCPGGTASNVMSYLARANVALSVAVSSVATLVSPILTPALIYLLASQWLPVSGKDMLLSTVQIVLLPIILGIVFKWILKDKAEEGAKILPLVSVIGIVGVISAVVAANKANILESGLAILSMVILHNFVGLVLGFFISKWFKFPYADQKAISIEVGMQNSGLAAALATAHFSPLTAVPSAIFSVWHNISGPLVATYWAKNAAKKELEMEQAKKAS
- a CDS encoding carbohydrate kinase; this encodes MGKLFSIGEVLIDFIPLQKGVALKDVVTFERAPGGAPANVAAAVAKYGQEASMISKLGNDAFGDFLVEKLVEAGVETDKIYRTSDANTALAFVSLKENGERDFSFYRNPSADLLLSEEEVDLAWFKKGDILHFCSVDLVESPMKQAHKKAIAAVSGAGGLVSFDPNVRLPLWENPEDCRKAILEFLPTADIVKVSDEELNFITGIQDESEAIQSLFVGNVKAVVYTKGAAGADLILKDRKFESSGYSVKAVDTTGAGDAFIGGFLYQLLELHANPENIEEVLRDHQAAILQFANASGALTTTGKGAISALPNKKEVEELIGY
- a CDS encoding sucrose-6-phosphate hydrolase, with the protein product MEWTKEQRYRTMDEVSEDEIQGLAKLVNQCPWRQSFHIQPVTGLLNDPNGFSYFNGEYHLFYQWFPLGPVHGLKHWYHTKSKDLVHWENVGMGIEPSNEFDRHGAYSGSGIEHEGKLYFMYTGNTRDEDWNRHPYQCLAVMSPDGSIVKMSAPVITEVPSGYTDHFRDPKVWKNGDLFYAVIGAQRVNETGSVVLYQSKDLKDWQLAGEVKTGLGKEFGYMWECPDYFELDGQGVFLFSPQGLKPEGDSYQNIYQSGYVVGSPIDLENIELKHGPFHELDRGFDFYAPQTTVDHQGRRILVGWMGLPEIDYPTDKNGWAHCLTLPRELTVKDGKLIQQPVSELKLLRGEKVETSQRVENENVRLDNFEGDVYELVAEFSDSSAEEFGLELRVGEMEKTVIKYDSVAKKVVFDRSESGESFAEEFGTVRKCTLDTEKISFRIFVDVSSVEVFVNDGEEVFTGRIFPGKASSGVRVFARGGHTNVKAVKWDIK
- a CDS encoding sucrose-specific PTS transporter subunit IIBC — its product is MDHKKIASEVLNAIGGKENVSAAAHCATRLRLVLHDESFVDQAALDNMDVVKGTFSTGGQFQIILGSGTVNVVYKHLAEMSGQTEMSTSDVKDAAAKKLNPIQQFVKMLSDIFVPIIPAIVAGGLLMGINNILTAPDLFIEGKSLVDANPEMADLAALINTFANAAFVFLPILIGFSATKRFGGNPFLGATLGMLMVHPDLLNGYGYGAALLNNEVPVWNLFGLEIEKVGYQGTVLPVLAASFILAKIETSLRKVIPSALDNLLTPLVSIFITGLLTFTLVGPLTRSAGNLLTDGIVWLYDSTGIIGGILFGLLYAPIVITGMHHSFIAVETQLLADIVKTGGSFIFVIAAMSNIAQGGATLAVLKTTKNAKIKGTASAAGISALLGITEPAMFGVNLKLRYPFIGAIIGSAVGSGFVTMFKVKATALGAAGIPGIISIRPDTIISYIIGMAIAFAVAFIVTIVLAKRDEKKAVKQTSDQAA
- a CDS encoding LacI family DNA-binding transcriptional regulator, which translates into the protein MSTILDIAKLAGVAKSTVSRYLNGGSVGEATKKKIERAIKETGYSPNPFAQSLKAKKTNIIGTIVPRLDSYASSQTLIGIDEQLKKMNYQMLISNTSQNLEREIESIYSFANQKIAGIILLATEITDQHIEAFESVKVPVLLIGQEHENFHSLIHDDFNAGYAMGRYVLEKGYRKIAYLGVTERDISVGVKRKQGFKKAIQEVDDCDVRFYETLFKIPAAQASAKEIIDEFQPAIFVCATDNIALGVLKASYSEGINIPHDLAVTGFGGYDVAGIIHPGLTTAKFFYKEAGETAAKHIVELVNELPVEKVTLSKFEIIERESVDNLFYRTL
- a CDS encoding alkaline phosphatase PhoX, with amino-acid sequence MNNDTSKNGLNRRDFLKAGGMGTLALTLGSTGVLALGSKAFADATNNPTSGFGGYGPLVPDPNGILDLPKGFHYKIISKEGGVMTNGAKIPGAFDGMAAFEGPNNTTILVRNHELGAGAAFGSNPYDASAQGGTSALVVGANREVIKEYVTSSGTIRNCAGGATPWGTWLTCEETRSTTHGYVFEVDPQQPENEMSKTPIKEMGRFAHEACAIDPSTGYVYLTEDASPSYLYRFIPNNTSQKPGALQEGGTLYAAAIEAVTDPAASTFKTGQTFKIVWKKVDPHMCREEAAAQNCIKFSRLEGAFFQEGVFWFDDTSAGDKKLGRVYRYIPHTNTLELFYEGNDAREMEYPDNICMTPWGDLWYAEDGSGQDRLMGITPEGKVYPFAANRLSDSELAGPTFSPDGNTLFVNIQSPGKTFAIWGPFQRRNSARAREMSYAAPANLAPQVSEKVARAAEAQGMSVLEAAAFERHGIML
- a CDS encoding endonuclease/exonuclease/phosphatase family protein — its product is MKITKLVMCLMSIVFFIGFLMGTQSEATANATEFERGVSINVKVMSYNIHHAEGVDRVLDLERIAKIIEDEGAEIIGLQEVDNHWSERSAFEDQAKWLAERLGMFYVYAANLDRDPLIEGEPRRQYGTAILSKYPILNSENHSLTRIGNTEQRGLLEATINVKGNHLHFYNTHLALTTAEREIQMKEIIAIAGDSKGPQVIMGDLNAVPESIEMQPMYAHYLDVFADQPQAYTYSAMNPIKRIDYIFTSSDIKTVETKVINTLASDHLPITAEIVLERLEPFINGGK